Below is a genomic region from Eupeodes corollae chromosome 1, idEupCoro1.1, whole genome shotgun sequence.
gagaacaaagaaaggtgTTGACTACTAATTTgtcatttcatacaaaatgttgttattatttttttttttttgaatttttagatttttagggAATTTGAATCTTCGcttctttttttggatttgttCTTTCTGAAATTAATCAATAAACGATAGGGGTATTGATGACGGAAAAggtttacatatatatattttattctaaaaaaagacaaaaactaGGCAAACATTTTAGTTCATATTATTTGCCCTAAAATcgtaaaacataattttattgaaaacaaatactaCTTCAGGGTAAGAAACAACATTAagtaccaaacaaaaaaagcacATGAAATTCGTTGTGTTTCTAATTTTTGGGAATACTGCATCTTGCTTCCGTCAAAAACATGGATATTTATTAATTAGGCCATCATCATAAACAAGTAACCATAAAATACGAATTACTGGATTCAACACAGGTCAAATGTCTATACAAATGATAACATAATTGGACCAATTCTGAAAAttcattaaaacatttgttttactttgaaagatttaaataattttgaaaattgttttgcaaaTCCTTAAAAGAAAGTGAATTAGCCtcccaaaaaattatttcgcttacattttttttgtcttaaattaaacttcttaaattttttatgatTGAAACACAATTGAGAAGAATTGTTTACAATTTGAAGACTTAACCTTTCTGTTGTATCAACATTCTTTTGCCTTCTCAGTATCATATCTGATTCTGGTTCTAacgaaaaattgcaaaattctttgaattaattCAACGAAACTTATAAACAGATATTTTCTTCAGGCACCTTTCAGCTATGAATGTAATAAGCTAGCTAATGTACACATACCTTAATGTAAAATAGTTAAGATTAAGAATGCAAGCATAATGTTAAGATTAAGAACGCAAACATAATGTATTCCTACACCTGAAAGAAGAAACTACTTTCTTGCTCTTGTCTGGATTAAGATCATTCTATTCTCGACCGCTGTTAAGATAAGATAACCTcatataataaatttgtattttataattaaattattagtgttttatttcattaacaATTAACATAATTGTTACATGGTGTCAAAAGTGggatacatacaaaaaaaaaaaacactcaataaCAACAGCAACTACCGGAGGagtattaaacaaacaaaagaaaaagtatcgCGTCGCTGTAGGTacgtgtattttttttgttacttggAAATCAACTTCTAGAATCAATGACGTCATCTGACCGCGTGCCTGCTGAGCTAGATTGCTCACATTTGGGGAAACAGTGGCCAAGCTGGAAACGTACATTTCTAATGTACATGATGGCCACAGGAAAAAACGAGGaaagcgaaacaaaaaaaattgcaacatTCCTATGGCTTATAGGTCCAGCTGCAATGGAAATTTATACCACGTTGTTCCCAAATGATGGCACAACTGATGGAATACTGGGAAATCAAAATGCTGTGGCTCCAGGAAACGAACAAGCAGGCGAAGGCGATAATCAAGCAGAAGAGCGACAGTCACGCACACTTGAGGAAATCATAATTGCTTTCGACCGCtactgcattccaaaaaaaaatgtaacaatggAGACATTCAAGTTCAACCAAATATTGCAGAAAGAGAAGCAGTCATTCACTGACTTCGAAACTGAAATCAGGAAACAAATTCAGTTCTGCGAATTTGGTTGTGCTTGTGGTGTCTCCTACgaagaaaaaatgataaagGACAGAATCATCATCGGGGTCTATGACAAAAAGCTGCAGCTTAAGCTCCTGGATGGGAGGGATGAATCACTGCAAAACGTGATTTCAGTTTGCAAGGCGTCCGAGGCAGCAAATGCTAACAAAGTCTTGCTTGATAGAGGTGCCATCGCTCAAAAGGCATACAGTGTGGAACAACAACAAATCAGCGCTATAAATCGACGATGCTACAACTGTGGGGACGACTTCACTCCTTCACATCTTAGAAGCTGCAAAGCAAACGGGGTAACTTGTCGATGTTGTGGAAAGCAGGGGCACTATCAAAGGTTGTGCAAATCAAAAGGAAAACAAGGGGAGCTAACTGGATAtcataaggaaaacaaaaagccAGACAACTACAATAAAGGAAAGCCTTCGGTTCACTCTTTGCAATACTGGGGTGACTCATCAGGTAAATTACAAAgcaatgtttttgatagttcttattatttaaatgaaaaatgtcacTATAGAATAAATTCGAATATCTTTGGAAAAAAAGAGCAATGGAAAAAAACATTCTTGATAGGGAATGAACACATCACCTTTAAACTTGACACTGGATCTGATGTCAATTGTATACcggtttatttaacaaaaaaacttgaCATTGAATTAAAGTATAAAAACGAACTTAATAATTTGCTAATCTCTGATTACAAtggtaataaaattaatgtatttgaCATAGTAAAGCTTTCGTGTtatgatttggaaaaaaaaactgaacactcTTCTCACTTCTATGTCGTTGATGATAGTCATGAGCCATTGCTAGGCTTGGAATCGTGTAGGGAGTTTGGGTTGGTAAAACGAATTGATGTTGACGCTGTCATGTCTTCATCACTGGCATGCACTGAATTCATAAAAACTAATGGGGATGTTTTTGGTAGTGTTGGTAAGTTTCCGGGAaccaattcaattaaattgaaagaaaattctaGGCCATCGTTACACTATAAGAAAAGAATACCACTTAGTCTACTAGATAAACTTAAAgcagaaattgaaaatatgttgCGGGAAGGTATAATTTCTGtagtaaattatccaactgaatGGGTAAATAATCTTCAAATAGTAGAGAAACCAAATGGGAAGCTTCGGATATGCCTTGATCCAAAACCACTTAATAAATGTATTCAGCGCGAACATTTTCTAATTCCTACAATCGATGACTTCACGTCCAGGCTGGCAGGAAAACGTGTGTTTTCTGTATTGGATCTTTCTAATGGATTTTGGCATATGCAATTGGATGAAGTTAGTGCTGATCTTACAACCTTTATGACCCCATTTGGGAGATATAAGTTCAATCGTGCACCATTCGGACTTAATAATGTTCCTGAAATGTTCCAATGCAAAATGGTTCAAATATTTGGGGACATCCCAGGAACTATGATTTATTTTGATGATATAGGCATAGCTGCTGAAAATGAAAGTGAGCATGACAAAATAATGGGAATGGTACTAGAACGTGCGAGGGCTAATGGAATTAAGTTTAATCGAGAAAAAATTCAGTACAGGGCAAACCAAATTAAGTTTATGGGACATATTTTGTCATATGGGAAAATTCAACCGGAAATCAAGCATCTCGATGCaattttaaatatggaaaaaccTAAATGTAAGCAAGACATTATGCGATTATTGGgtctttttaaatacttagcaAAATTTATTCCTAATCTATCAAAGCTTACTGCCAAGTTACGTGAACTTACTTATAACAACGTTGAGTTTAAGCTTACAGCTGAACATgaggaagaaataaataagcTATTGGGGATTATAACTTCTGATCCCGTCTTAGCAATTTATGATGCAAATAATCCTGTCGTGATACAAACAGATGCGTCCAAGGATGGATTGGGTTGTGTCTTGATGCAACTAGGGCATCCTGTCGCATTTGCATCTCGCACATTGAGTACCAGTGAACAGAAATGGTCACAAATAGAGAAGGAGCTTTTAGCTATACTATTTGCTTGTACAAagttccatttttttgtttatggacGTGAATTTACAGTTCAAAGTGACCATAAACCACTAGAAACATTAGTCCGTAGAGACATTGATGGTGTATCACCACGATTGCAACGTATGTTTATGGCACTCTTGAAATACCCTAAAATGGAAGTAGTTTACAAACCTGGCAAAGAAATGCTGGTAGCAGACTGTTTATCGCGTGCACAACTAAGTTGCTGTGGGGAAATCGAAAACTTAATGGGAATAATTCACACTGTAACTAAGTCTGCATGCCTATCGATGGCAAACTATGACCTTTACAGTTCTGTTTTAAAACGTGATGAAGAATATTCGAAAATAGTCGGATTTATTCAGAATGGTTGGCCAAATTTCCATCATCTTAGTAAGTTAGGGCAAGAACTTCATAAATATAAGTCAGaactacattttgaaaatggatTACTGTTTCGTAACCATCGTTTAGTAATTCCAACTGAATTACAGAACAAAATTGCGAAGTGGATACACGCTCCACATTTGGGGATAGAAAAAACACTTGCTCGAGCAAGAGCGCACTATTTCTGGCCAAACATGAGTGTTCACTTAAAGCAAATTGTAGAATCTTgtcaaatttgtgaaaaatttacGCGAAACATTCAAAAGGAAAAACTATTACAAGATGATCAACCTGAATGTCCACTTCAAATCATTGCTATGGATTTATTTGAGTATGCGGGAAAAGACTTTCTGGCCATTATTGACGCATATTCATGCTTTGTAATAGTAGAAAATCTTAGTAACAAAACTTCAAGTCATATAATCGAGAAACTAaagattaatttcaataaaataggaTACCCAACTATTATTCGTTGTGATAATAGTCCTTTTGCCTCCGGGGACTTTGAAAAATTTGCAGACAGTCACAACATAATCATGAGATTTTCAAGTCCACGGTATGCGCAAAGCAATGGGTTAGCAGAAAAGGGTGTAGCAATAGCAAAGAATATTCTTAAAAGGTGCTATGAAGCAcaagaaacaaaacattttcagtATAGGTTACTTGAGTACAATACCACGCCTGTGGCAAGCATTGGACTTGCCCcagttcaattaatttttggcAGAATGGTTAAAACAAGAATGCCGATCTCTAGTTCCTTACTTCACAGAAATCACATAGATGAGAAGTTTGTTCAgaccaaatttaaagaaaaaaggcaAAAGCAGAAATATTATTATGACAGAAGTGCAAAATCACTTCCAGTGCTTGAGTTGGGTGAtcgtgtgatttttaaaaaaaattcaaaagaatggTATTATGGAACAATAGTTGATCATGTAAATAATCGCTCATATATTATAAAAGATAgctttgataattattttaggcGTAATAGACGCTTCATtgctaaaactaaaaataataattttaatgttagcGATATGATGTATGAagaaaacatcaaacaaaatgtaacaaatccagatatttttaaagaaattcaaattgttCCTGAAgatagaaataataaaagaaattctCAATCTCTAAATAAGACtaaacaaattgaatgtaaTGTGGATGATTCACAACTACCAGTTTCATTTAATAATACAAGTACATCATCAGATAATGAGTATGAAACAGCTGATAGTAGTGAATCAgaatcaaacgaaaaatgtgGTTTTGAGACACCTGAAATTGCTGTAAATGAAGATAATATACCAGTAATGGGTAATGAACAATACAGAACTAGTAGTGGAAGAACTGTACTTCCACCGCAAAGATACGGCTGGGACTGAAACcttatataggtacatacataaatgtatatataatttcaaaaaaaaaaaaaaaaaaaaaaattattaaagaaaaaagcgtGTAATAAGCTAGCTAATGTACACATACCTTAATGTAAAATAGTTAAGATTAAGAATGCAAGCATAATGTTAAGATTAAGAACGCAAACATAATGTATTCCTACACCTGAAAGAAGAAACTACTTTCTTGCTCTTGTCTGGATTAAGATCATTCTATTCTCGACCGCTGTTAAGATAAGATAACCTcatataataaatttgtattttataattaaattattagtgttttatttcattaacaATTAACATAATTGTTACaatgaatattttatgttaaaagcaaatatctttatttcatttgaaaaataaaataaaagaataacaccttgtttgtttgtttattccaTTTGTGAtaggacgaaaaaaaaaca
It encodes:
- the LOC129954124 gene encoding uncharacterized protein LOC129954124; this encodes MTSSDRVPAELDCSHLGKQWPSWKRTFLMYMMATGKNEESETKKIATFLWLIGPAAMEIYTTLFPNDGTTDGILGNQNAVAPGNEQAGEGDNQAEERQSRTLEEIIIAFDRYCIPKKNVTMETFKFNQILQKEKQSFTDFETEIRKQIQFCEFGCACGVSYEEKMIKDRIIIGVYDKKLQLKLLDGRDESLQNVISVCKASEAANANKVLLDRGAIAQKAYSVEQQQISAINRRCYNCGDDFTPSHLRSCKANGVTCRCCGKQGHYQRLCKSKGKQGELTGYHKENKKPDNYNKGKPSVHSLQYWGDSSE